A genomic region of Leptolyngbya sp. NIES-2104 contains the following coding sequences:
- a CDS encoding gamma-glutamylcyclotransferase family protein, which translates to MTSKVTPGNRRVFICGSALRGQPDHQNLQGAQFVRTAATQPRYRLHVAGEDWHPAIYETESSGISIPGEVYEMTQEQFDYLAANEPPNMYPVEVHLDNDETATAFLYPKALIDEYNLPDISNTYGGWAAYKARTATV; encoded by the coding sequence GTGACGAGCAAAGTGACCCCCGGAAATCGGCGTGTATTTATTTGTGGTTCTGCTCTACGTGGACAGCCCGACCACCAAAATCTACAAGGAGCGCAATTTGTTCGGACGGCTGCAACTCAACCCCGCTACCGCTTGCACGTTGCGGGTGAAGATTGGCATCCAGCCATTTACGAAACGGAATCCAGTGGCATTTCGATCCCTGGCGAGGTGTACGAAATGACACAAGAACAGTTTGACTATCTCGCTGCAAATGAGCCGCCAAATATGTATCCGGTTGAAGTGCATTTAGATAATGACGAGACTGCAACGGCGTTCCTGTATCCCAAAGCACTGATCGATGAGTACAATTTGCCCGACATTTCTAATACTTATGGTGGTTGGGCAGCGTACAAGGCGAGAACTGCCACAGTTTAA